From Juglans regia cultivar Chandler chromosome 6, Walnut 2.0, whole genome shotgun sequence, the proteins below share one genomic window:
- the LOC109007138 gene encoding disease resistance protein RUN1-like isoform X1, which yields MTSSSMAFQSGASSSSSSSSSPSIRPWSHHVFLSFRGEDVRHNFISHLNHALDQRGINTYIDNNLERGEEISPALFKAIEWSMISIIVFSKNYAESRWCLDELLKILDCKETMNQIVLPIFYHVDPSEVRHQKGIFGESFDKLGDKLKDNAKMQKWKVALQRVADLSGFPLAKFRDESTFIQEIIQWVDIRIVNQTPLSVAWHPVGIESRIRDIYDQHLNIGMNDIICVVGIFGTGGIGKTTISNDIYNRISSQFEGSCFLRNIRETLKRTGGLLELQNTLLSKILGTKLNIDDVDRGVNVIRDRLRSKRILLVLDDVDKMDQLEKLAGDRAWFGSGSRILITTRDQHLLEAFEVDSKYEMMILDENEALRLFSLHAFKKDEPLEDYMKLSKQVIKYAQGLPLALKVLGSDLQGQSIHQWKSALDEYRKIPNSHIQEVLLVSYDGLRATEKEIFLDIVFFFKGEPLANVMKIFDCCGFSPVHGIKRLIDKCLITIEEYDECVWMHDLLQNMGREIVRLESPKEPSKRSRLWFHGDIREVLEEITQGPNKIEGIVLDLPEGEEEMISLHPEAFQHMKRLRIFINRNARFSCGPNYLSEKLRLLDWPQYPEESLPRNFQGKKLIILRMRDSLVKELGDGFKPKNLTTMTFYGCNFLEKIPDLSSISHLKELSVTYCTRLVEVHDSVGSLENLSMLDFYRCSKLQILPRSLNLRSLRWLNFSSCSSLRYLPEIECKMECLRSLRLSGTAIEELPLSIGNLVGLEHLLLSDCQNLMRLPIACIWLQHLQGLHIGSCPNLVREERLHELAPPTNSSNGSTALQVSNLQISCSHSESNFFPISSFFTMFNSSASLDHLNLSGSEIVCLPTSIKEFIALTVLYLHSCEKLEEIIELPPNIRHVDVIGCKSLERFSEVSKILEFNGSHIKSLEEIRLFGCDKMHVNIWNDKVQNPLLWKGVYEYDATLFPENQIPEWLSYVHEFLKDNDDGRRRKKQEEWVIDIEGPHYLEDISGIVLYLVIYFKDASSWTRGIDYAKITSNSSNHVCCIQERVRLVNMDWYGSEMQNMPGYVVWVGYSNLQSFELKVLDNLRVQFDFHPRYPGMVPFYKSCRAKVVYKNERRANKKEKWMKWKKILKFHVAVREHTSTCAAVGGNNSGGPSYLPKPVNSIQCIQIRVKKLFQ from the exons ATGACTTCTTCTTCAATGGCCTTTCAATCAGgagcttcttcctcttcttcatcctcttcatcTCCTTCCATCCGTCCATGGAGTCATCATGTATTCTTGAGCTTTAGAGGTGAAGATGTTCGTCATAACTTTATTTCCCATCTAAACCATGCTTTGGATCAAAGGGGAATCAATACTTACATAGACAATAATCTTGAAAGAGGAGAAGAGATTTCACCCGCACTTTTCAAAGCTATTGAATGGTCAATGATTTCTATCATTGTATTCTCTAAAAATTATGCAGAATCAAGATGGTGCTTAGATGAGCTATTGAAGATTCTTGATTGCAAGGAAACAATGAATCAAATTGTTCTACCAATTTTTTACCACGTAGATCCATCGGAAGTACGGCATCAAAAAGGGATTTTTGGAGAATCTTTTGATAAACTTGGAGATAAACTCAAGGATAACGCAAAGATGCAGAAATGGAAGGTAGCTTTGCAAAGAGTAGCTGATTTGTCTGGTTTCCCATTAGCGAAATTCCG GGATGAGTCAACATTTATCCAAGAAATCATTCAATGGGTGGACATAAGAATAGTAAATCAAACACCTTTAAGTGTTGCATGGCATCCAGTTGGGATAGAGTCTCGTATACGAGACATTTATGATCAACATTTAAATATCGGAATGAATGATATTATATGCGTGGTAGGGATATTCGGAACCGGTGGAATTGGTAAGACAACTATTTCAAATGATATCTACAACCGGATTTCTTCTCAATTTGAAGGAAGTTGTTTCTTGAGAAATATTAGAGAAACTTTAAAACGGACAGGAGGTCTACTTGAGCTGCAAAATACACTTCTGTCCAAGATCTTAGGAACAaaattgaatattgatgatGTTGACAGAGGAGTCAATGTGATTCGAGATAGACTTCGCTCTAAAAGGATTCTACTAGTTCTTGATGACGTGGATAAGATGGACCAACTAGAAAAACTAGCTGGAGATCGTGCTTGGTTTGGCTCAGGAAGTAGAATTCTCATCACAACAAGAGATCAACACTTATTAGAAGCCTTTGAAGTTGATTCAAAATACGAGATGATGATTTTGGATGAGAATGAAGCTCTTCGACTGTTTAGCTTGCATGCTTTCAAGAAAGACGAACCACTTGAAGATTATATGAAACTCTCTAAACAAGTAATAAAATATGCTCAAGGTCTTCCACTAGCTTTAAAAGTGCTAGGTTCAGATCTACAAGGTCAAAGTATACATCAATGGAAAAGTGCATTGGATGAATATAGAAAGATTCCCAACAGTCATATTCAGGAAGTACTCTTAGTGAGTTATGATGGTCTGCGTGCTACTGAGAAGGAAATATTCCTtgatattgtatttttcttcaaaGGAGAACCTTTAGCTAATgtcatgaaaatatttgattGCTGTGGTTTTTCTCCGGTTCATGGAATCAAGAGGCTTATAGACAAGTGTCTTATTACTATTGAAGAGTATGATGAATGTGTTTGGATGCATGACTTGCTACAAAATATGGGACGTGAAATTGTTCGACTAGAATCACCCAAAGAACCTAGCAAACGTAGTAGACTGTGGTTTCATGGGGATATCCGTGAAGTGTTGGAAGAAATTACG CAGGGGCCAAACAAAATTGAAGGCATAGTATTAGATTTACCTGAAGGCGAGGAGGAGATGATAAGCTTGCATCCGGAAGCATTTCAACATATGAAAAGACTTAGAATCTTTATAAATCGTAATGCACGCTTTTCATGTGGACCCAATTATCTATCCGAGAAGTTAAGATTACTTGATTGGCCTCAATATCCTGAGGAGTCTTTGCCACGTAATTTCCAAGGAAAGAAACTCATTATTTTGAGAATGCGTGATAGCCTAGTCAAGGAGTTAGGGGATGGATTCAAGCCCAAG aatTTGACTACTATGACTTTCTATGGTTGTAACTTCCTAGAAAAGATTCCGGATCTTTCAAGCATCTCACATTTGAAGGAATTGAGTGTCACATATTGTACAAGATTAGTGGAGGTGCATGATTCCGTTGGATCTTTGGAAAATCTTTCTATGTTGGATTTTTATAGATGTTCCAAACTCCAAATCCTTCCAAGAAGCCTCAATTTGAGATCTTTACGTTGGCTTAATTTTAGTTCTTGCTCAAGCCTTCGTTATCTTCCTGAAATCGAGTGTAAAATGGAATGTTTAAGATCGTTGCGTCTAAGTGGCACCGCAATAGAAGAACTACCTTTATCCATTGGGAACCTGGTTGGACTTGAGCATTTACTACTATCCGACTGCCAAAACCTTATGCGTCTCCCAATTGCTTGCATTTGGTTGCAACATTTACAGGGACTCCACATTGGTAGTTGTCCAAATCTTGTACGTGAAGAACGACTCCATGAATTGGCGCCTCCAACGAATTCAAGCAATGGGAGCACTGCATTACAAGTATCGAATCTTCAAATTAGTTGTTCCCATTCAgaatcaaatttctttccaatATCTAGTTTCtttaccatgtttaactcctcGGCCAGTTTGGATCATTTAAATCTATCGGGGTCTGAAATTGTTTGCCTTCCCACAAGCATCAAAGAATTCATTGCACTAACTGTACTTTACTTGCACTCTTGtgagaaacttgaagaaataaTAGAGCTTCCACCAAATATAAGACACGTAGATGTTATTGGATGCAAGTCATTAGAGAGATTTTCGGAAGTATCAAAAATATTGGAATTCAATGGAAGCCACATCAAATCGCTAGAAGAAATTAGATTGTTTGGCTGCGACAAAATGCATGTGAATATATGGAATGATAAAGTGCAAAATCCATTATTGTGGaag GGAGTCTATGAATATGATGCTACTTTGTTTCCAGAAAATCAGATTCCAGAGTGGTTGAGttatgttcatgagtttttaaaagataatgatGATGGCAGACGGaggaaaaaacaagaagagtGGGTAATAGATATTGAGGGGCCACACTATTTGGAGGATATAAGCGGAATTGTATTATATCtcgtaatatattttaaagatgcTTCAAGCTGGACGAGAGGTATTGATTATGCTAAGATAACCAGTAACAGCTCAAATCATGTATGTTGTATTCAAGAACGGGTACGATTGGTTAATATGGATTGGTACGGATCAGAAATGCAAAATATGCCTGGATATGTTGTATGGGTGGGGTACTCCAATTTACAATCTTTTGAACTGAAGGTTTTGGATAATTTGCGAGTTCAATTTGATTTCCATCCTCGTTACCCTGGGATGGTGCCGTTTTATAAAAGTTGCAGAGCCAAAGTGGTATACAAGAATGAAAGGAgagcaaataaaaaagaaaaatggatgaa ATGGAAAAAGATATTGAAGTTTCATGTAGCAGTGAGAGAACATACAAGCACTTGTGCAGCAGTGGGAGGAAACAACTCTGGGGGGCCATCATATTTGCCAAAACCTGTCAACTCCATTCAATGCATCCAAATCAGAGTGAAGAAACTCTTCCAGTAA
- the LOC109007138 gene encoding disease resistance protein RUN1-like isoform X2: MTSSSMAFQSGASSSSSSSSSPSIRPWSHHVFLSFRGEDVRHNFISHLNHALDQRGINTYIDNNLERGEEISPALFKAIEWSMISIIVFSKNYAESRWCLDELLKILDCKETMNQIVLPIFYHVDPSEVRHQKGIFGESFDKLGDKLKDNAKMQKWKVALQRVADLSGFPLAKFRDESTFIQEIIQWVDIRIVNQTPLSVAWHPVGIESRIRDIYDQHLNIGMNDIICVVGIFGTGGIGKTTISNDIYNRISSQFEGSCFLRNIRETLKRTGGLLELQNTLLSKILGTKLNIDDVDRGVNVIRDRLRSKRILLVLDDVDKMDQLEKLAGDRAWFGSGSRILITTRDQHLLEAFEVDSKYEMMILDENEALRLFSLHAFKKDEPLEDYMKLSKQVIKYAQGLPLALKVLGSDLQGQSIHQWKSALDEYRKIPNSHIQEVLLVSYDGLRATEKEIFLDIVFFFKGEPLANVMKIFDCCGFSPVHGIKRLIDKCLITIEEYDECVWMHDLLQNMGREIVRLESPKEPSKRSRLWFHGDIREVLEEITGPNKIEGIVLDLPEGEEEMISLHPEAFQHMKRLRIFINRNARFSCGPNYLSEKLRLLDWPQYPEESLPRNFQGKKLIILRMRDSLVKELGDGFKPKNLTTMTFYGCNFLEKIPDLSSISHLKELSVTYCTRLVEVHDSVGSLENLSMLDFYRCSKLQILPRSLNLRSLRWLNFSSCSSLRYLPEIECKMECLRSLRLSGTAIEELPLSIGNLVGLEHLLLSDCQNLMRLPIACIWLQHLQGLHIGSCPNLVREERLHELAPPTNSSNGSTALQVSNLQISCSHSESNFFPISSFFTMFNSSASLDHLNLSGSEIVCLPTSIKEFIALTVLYLHSCEKLEEIIELPPNIRHVDVIGCKSLERFSEVSKILEFNGSHIKSLEEIRLFGCDKMHVNIWNDKVQNPLLWKGVYEYDATLFPENQIPEWLSYVHEFLKDNDDGRRRKKQEEWVIDIEGPHYLEDISGIVLYLVIYFKDASSWTRGIDYAKITSNSSNHVCCIQERVRLVNMDWYGSEMQNMPGYVVWVGYSNLQSFELKVLDNLRVQFDFHPRYPGMVPFYKSCRAKVVYKNERRANKKEKWMKWKKILKFHVAVREHTSTCAAVGGNNSGGPSYLPKPVNSIQCIQIRVKKLFQ, translated from the exons ATGACTTCTTCTTCAATGGCCTTTCAATCAGgagcttcttcctcttcttcatcctcttcatcTCCTTCCATCCGTCCATGGAGTCATCATGTATTCTTGAGCTTTAGAGGTGAAGATGTTCGTCATAACTTTATTTCCCATCTAAACCATGCTTTGGATCAAAGGGGAATCAATACTTACATAGACAATAATCTTGAAAGAGGAGAAGAGATTTCACCCGCACTTTTCAAAGCTATTGAATGGTCAATGATTTCTATCATTGTATTCTCTAAAAATTATGCAGAATCAAGATGGTGCTTAGATGAGCTATTGAAGATTCTTGATTGCAAGGAAACAATGAATCAAATTGTTCTACCAATTTTTTACCACGTAGATCCATCGGAAGTACGGCATCAAAAAGGGATTTTTGGAGAATCTTTTGATAAACTTGGAGATAAACTCAAGGATAACGCAAAGATGCAGAAATGGAAGGTAGCTTTGCAAAGAGTAGCTGATTTGTCTGGTTTCCCATTAGCGAAATTCCG GGATGAGTCAACATTTATCCAAGAAATCATTCAATGGGTGGACATAAGAATAGTAAATCAAACACCTTTAAGTGTTGCATGGCATCCAGTTGGGATAGAGTCTCGTATACGAGACATTTATGATCAACATTTAAATATCGGAATGAATGATATTATATGCGTGGTAGGGATATTCGGAACCGGTGGAATTGGTAAGACAACTATTTCAAATGATATCTACAACCGGATTTCTTCTCAATTTGAAGGAAGTTGTTTCTTGAGAAATATTAGAGAAACTTTAAAACGGACAGGAGGTCTACTTGAGCTGCAAAATACACTTCTGTCCAAGATCTTAGGAACAaaattgaatattgatgatGTTGACAGAGGAGTCAATGTGATTCGAGATAGACTTCGCTCTAAAAGGATTCTACTAGTTCTTGATGACGTGGATAAGATGGACCAACTAGAAAAACTAGCTGGAGATCGTGCTTGGTTTGGCTCAGGAAGTAGAATTCTCATCACAACAAGAGATCAACACTTATTAGAAGCCTTTGAAGTTGATTCAAAATACGAGATGATGATTTTGGATGAGAATGAAGCTCTTCGACTGTTTAGCTTGCATGCTTTCAAGAAAGACGAACCACTTGAAGATTATATGAAACTCTCTAAACAAGTAATAAAATATGCTCAAGGTCTTCCACTAGCTTTAAAAGTGCTAGGTTCAGATCTACAAGGTCAAAGTATACATCAATGGAAAAGTGCATTGGATGAATATAGAAAGATTCCCAACAGTCATATTCAGGAAGTACTCTTAGTGAGTTATGATGGTCTGCGTGCTACTGAGAAGGAAATATTCCTtgatattgtatttttcttcaaaGGAGAACCTTTAGCTAATgtcatgaaaatatttgattGCTGTGGTTTTTCTCCGGTTCATGGAATCAAGAGGCTTATAGACAAGTGTCTTATTACTATTGAAGAGTATGATGAATGTGTTTGGATGCATGACTTGCTACAAAATATGGGACGTGAAATTGTTCGACTAGAATCACCCAAAGAACCTAGCAAACGTAGTAGACTGTGGTTTCATGGGGATATCCGTGAAGTGTTGGAAGAAATTACG GGGCCAAACAAAATTGAAGGCATAGTATTAGATTTACCTGAAGGCGAGGAGGAGATGATAAGCTTGCATCCGGAAGCATTTCAACATATGAAAAGACTTAGAATCTTTATAAATCGTAATGCACGCTTTTCATGTGGACCCAATTATCTATCCGAGAAGTTAAGATTACTTGATTGGCCTCAATATCCTGAGGAGTCTTTGCCACGTAATTTCCAAGGAAAGAAACTCATTATTTTGAGAATGCGTGATAGCCTAGTCAAGGAGTTAGGGGATGGATTCAAGCCCAAG aatTTGACTACTATGACTTTCTATGGTTGTAACTTCCTAGAAAAGATTCCGGATCTTTCAAGCATCTCACATTTGAAGGAATTGAGTGTCACATATTGTACAAGATTAGTGGAGGTGCATGATTCCGTTGGATCTTTGGAAAATCTTTCTATGTTGGATTTTTATAGATGTTCCAAACTCCAAATCCTTCCAAGAAGCCTCAATTTGAGATCTTTACGTTGGCTTAATTTTAGTTCTTGCTCAAGCCTTCGTTATCTTCCTGAAATCGAGTGTAAAATGGAATGTTTAAGATCGTTGCGTCTAAGTGGCACCGCAATAGAAGAACTACCTTTATCCATTGGGAACCTGGTTGGACTTGAGCATTTACTACTATCCGACTGCCAAAACCTTATGCGTCTCCCAATTGCTTGCATTTGGTTGCAACATTTACAGGGACTCCACATTGGTAGTTGTCCAAATCTTGTACGTGAAGAACGACTCCATGAATTGGCGCCTCCAACGAATTCAAGCAATGGGAGCACTGCATTACAAGTATCGAATCTTCAAATTAGTTGTTCCCATTCAgaatcaaatttctttccaatATCTAGTTTCtttaccatgtttaactcctcGGCCAGTTTGGATCATTTAAATCTATCGGGGTCTGAAATTGTTTGCCTTCCCACAAGCATCAAAGAATTCATTGCACTAACTGTACTTTACTTGCACTCTTGtgagaaacttgaagaaataaTAGAGCTTCCACCAAATATAAGACACGTAGATGTTATTGGATGCAAGTCATTAGAGAGATTTTCGGAAGTATCAAAAATATTGGAATTCAATGGAAGCCACATCAAATCGCTAGAAGAAATTAGATTGTTTGGCTGCGACAAAATGCATGTGAATATATGGAATGATAAAGTGCAAAATCCATTATTGTGGaag GGAGTCTATGAATATGATGCTACTTTGTTTCCAGAAAATCAGATTCCAGAGTGGTTGAGttatgttcatgagtttttaaaagataatgatGATGGCAGACGGaggaaaaaacaagaagagtGGGTAATAGATATTGAGGGGCCACACTATTTGGAGGATATAAGCGGAATTGTATTATATCtcgtaatatattttaaagatgcTTCAAGCTGGACGAGAGGTATTGATTATGCTAAGATAACCAGTAACAGCTCAAATCATGTATGTTGTATTCAAGAACGGGTACGATTGGTTAATATGGATTGGTACGGATCAGAAATGCAAAATATGCCTGGATATGTTGTATGGGTGGGGTACTCCAATTTACAATCTTTTGAACTGAAGGTTTTGGATAATTTGCGAGTTCAATTTGATTTCCATCCTCGTTACCCTGGGATGGTGCCGTTTTATAAAAGTTGCAGAGCCAAAGTGGTATACAAGAATGAAAGGAgagcaaataaaaaagaaaaatggatgaa ATGGAAAAAGATATTGAAGTTTCATGTAGCAGTGAGAGAACATACAAGCACTTGTGCAGCAGTGGGAGGAAACAACTCTGGGGGGCCATCATATTTGCCAAAACCTGTCAACTCCATTCAATGCATCCAAATCAGAGTGAAGAAACTCTTCCAGTAA